From the Clostridium putrefaciens genome, one window contains:
- the uraA gene encoding uracil permease has translation MKNYVDVEERLPMIKTLPLSFQHLFAMVGATILVPMLTNTNPSLALFCSGIGTLIYILCTKGKLPAYLGSSFAFIAPIVAATTKYGRPSMLSGIVAAGIVYVIVAAIIKFTGTGWLDKLLPPIVVGSVVIVIGLGLAGVAIDWAGLNPTFMVQSMEGISRMSWIAVSLVTLGIAIFGTMYFKGFLGVIPILVAMVVGYILSLILGVIPQESIEIIKSAKLFEIPKFMAPKFNWNAILLMAPVAFVTLAEHIGHVYVTNNVCGKDFTKDPGLHRSILGDGVATIFAGLVGGPPNTTYGENIGVMAITKVYSVWVIAWAAVTAIVLSFIGPVSAVISNIPLPVMGGVSILLFGIIASSGFRIFVENKIDFGMKKNLIICSVIIILGIGGAVIDFKGVSLSGGALATLVGIILNLVLPEKSKSE, from the coding sequence ATGAAAAACTATGTAGACGTAGAAGAAAGATTACCAATGATTAAGACATTGCCTTTAAGTTTCCAACATTTATTTGCAATGGTAGGTGCAACTATATTAGTGCCAATGCTAACTAATACAAACCCTTCCTTAGCACTATTTTGTAGCGGGATTGGAACGCTTATATACATATTATGTACTAAGGGAAAGCTTCCAGCGTATCTTGGATCATCTTTTGCCTTTATAGCACCAATAGTTGCAGCTACAACTAAGTATGGTAGGCCATCAATGCTATCTGGTATAGTTGCGGCGGGTATCGTTTATGTCATAGTAGCAGCTATAATTAAATTTACAGGCACAGGGTGGCTTGATAAATTACTGCCACCAATAGTTGTAGGGTCTGTAGTTATTGTTATTGGTCTAGGACTTGCAGGTGTTGCTATAGACTGGGCAGGATTAAATCCTACATTTATGGTTCAATCTATGGAAGGAATATCTAGAATGTCATGGATAGCAGTATCCCTAGTAACTTTAGGCATAGCAATTTTTGGAACTATGTATTTTAAAGGGTTTTTAGGTGTAATACCAATACTTGTAGCTATGGTTGTAGGATACATATTGTCTTTAATTTTAGGTGTTATCCCACAAGAATCAATAGAAATTATAAAATCAGCTAAACTTTTCGAGATACCAAAATTCATGGCACCAAAGTTTAATTGGAACGCCATACTACTTATGGCTCCAGTAGCTTTTGTTACATTAGCAGAACATATAGGACATGTATATGTAACAAATAATGTTTGTGGGAAAGACTTCACGAAGGATCCAGGACTTCATAGATCTATATTAGGAGATGGAGTTGCCACAATTTTTGCAGGATTAGTTGGTGGCCCTCCTAACACTACCTATGGTGAAAATATAGGAGTTATGGCTATAACTAAGGTATATAGTGTTTGGGTTATAGCATGGGCAGCAGTTACAGCTATAGTGTTATCCTTCATAGGACCTGTGTCAGCTGTAATAAGCAATATACCTCTACCGGTAATGGGTGGAGTTTCTATACTACTATTTGGTATAATAGCCTCATCAGGATTTAGAATTTTCGTTGAAAATAAAATAGATTTTGGTATGAAAAAAAATCTTATAATATGTTCAGTAATAATAATCTTAGGTATAGGTGGAGCGGTTATAGACTTTAAGGGTGTAAGTTTATCAGGAGGCGCACTAGCTACCTTAGTTGGTATAATACTAAATTTAGTGTTACCTGAAAAGAGTAAATCAGAGTAG
- a CDS encoding type II secretion system protein, giving the protein MKRVFNKGYSKNKGFTLIEILITLSLIGITAYVTFIPIKLVKNNIFNAELKHCKTSIFSLVSFSSEYCKSNQKKGYIQLEKKLNKISFVVDNKVAKFILIPKEYKLTDGDVDGMFFVNEDGAVPSGTIKIIDSKNKEHSITIQVGNFYAEIK; this is encoded by the coding sequence ATGAAAAGAGTATTTAATAAAGGTTATTCAAAAAACAAAGGATTTACTCTAATTGAAATATTAATAACTTTGAGTCTTATAGGCATAACTGCCTATGTAACATTTATACCTATAAAGCTTGTAAAGAACAATATATTTAATGCTGAACTTAAACATTGTAAGACTTCTATATTTTCATTAGTGTCATTTTCTAGTGAATATTGCAAAAGTAATCAAAAAAAAGGATATATACAATTAGAAAAAAAACTAAATAAAATAAGTTTTGTAGTGGATAATAAAGTTGCTAAATTTATTCTAATACCAAAAGAATATAAATTAACAGATGGTGATGTTGATGGTATGTTTTTTGTTAACGAAGACGGAGCAGTGCCATCAGGAACTATAAAGATTATAGATTCTAAAAATAAGGAACACTCAATTACAATACAGGTAGGTAATTTTTATGCAGAAATTAAATAA
- the dapF gene encoding diaminopimelate epimerase, whose amino-acid sequence MNFKKMHGNGNDFIVIEDLNNEYLGKESSIALKLCNRNFGIGADGILIVRNSKEADIEMVIINSDGSYASMCGNGIRCFAKYIYEENIVGKTIINIKTGDGIKRVSLTIKGDSIEEITVYMGKPSLDPSRIVKVSEKPIINKHLEINNKVYIINSLHIGVTHTVIIDKLSKFNIEEGKLIEENSLFKMKTNVNFCEVLDRKSIKIKTWEVGAGKTLACGTGSCASAYMSYMLGHTDNEVLVIVEGGTLKVRIEDGDNIYMIGNAENVFKGTLLMEY is encoded by the coding sequence TTGAATTTTAAAAAGATGCATGGAAATGGAAATGATTTTATAGTAATCGAGGATTTAAACAATGAATATTTAGGAAAAGAAAGTAGTATAGCATTAAAACTTTGTAATAGAAACTTTGGAATAGGTGCAGATGGTATATTAATAGTAAGAAACTCTAAAGAAGCGGATATAGAGATGGTAATTATTAATTCGGATGGATCTTATGCTTCTATGTGTGGTAATGGTATAAGATGCTTTGCAAAATATATTTATGAAGAAAATATAGTTGGAAAGACTATAATTAATATAAAAACAGGAGATGGAATAAAGAGGGTAAGTCTTACCATAAAGGGTGATAGCATAGAAGAAATCACCGTATATATGGGTAAGCCTTCATTAGACCCAAGTAGGATAGTAAAGGTTTCAGAAAAACCTATAATAAATAAACATTTAGAAATAAATAATAAGGTATATATAATAAATTCACTCCACATTGGTGTGACTCATACTGTTATAATAGATAAACTTAGTAAGTTTAATATAGAGGAAGGTAAACTTATAGAAGAAAATAGCCTTTTTAAAATGAAAACCAATGTTAACTTTTGTGAAGTATTAGATAGAAAAAGTATTAAAATTAAGACATGGGAAGTTGGAGCTGGGAAAACTCTTGCTTGTGGAACTGGTAGCTGTGCGTCTGCATATATGTCCTATATGCTAGGACATACAGATAATGAAGTTTTAGTTATAGTAGAAGGTGGAACATTAAAGGTTAGAATAGAAGATGGTGACAATATATATATGATTGGAAATGCAGAAAATGTATTTAAAGGAACTCTTTTAATGGAGTATTAA
- a CDS encoding type II secretion system F family protein produces the protein MDRYYYIAYNLKGRRKMGIFKGRDDAMWLSLKTEGYYISRCHKALNLKQIIQRSSYKDLEILCLNLNLMIGSGISLLNSLNIIQEGIQNVSVRNSILEICKSLKDGKSLSQSFLNYPKIYPRMFIQMIKVGEDSGRLEESFKILGDYYKKQQKLKSKLVSALSYPIVLMITIITMFFFITIKVIPNFMNLLEDTVQELPLYTKITLRISSFISDKWYLIVIVLVLNVLIILFNYKRSYISNFLISRIKTIKEFYNIKFIMSLKILIASGNTIINSIEKCANMFEENDYKKDLTLIVADIKKGRSLYKAFKRSGLFNNISLAILKVGEESGNLEESLNHIEEIMLVNYEKKIEKNLNIIQPASLIIIGAMILILIITLVLPMINGLTSIS, from the coding sequence ATGGATAGGTACTATTATATTGCTTATAACTTAAAAGGAAGACGCAAAATGGGTATATTCAAGGGAAGAGATGATGCAATGTGGTTATCATTAAAAACTGAGGGATATTATATATCAAGATGCCATAAAGCTCTTAATTTAAAGCAAATCATTCAAAGATCTTCATATAAAGATTTAGAGATTTTATGCCTTAACTTAAACCTTATGATAGGTTCTGGTATTAGCTTACTTAATTCTTTAAACATAATACAAGAAGGTATACAAAATGTATCTGTTAGAAATAGTATTTTAGAAATATGCAAGTCTTTAAAAGATGGTAAAAGTTTAAGTCAAAGTTTTTTAAATTATCCTAAGATCTACCCAAGGATGTTTATACAAATGATAAAAGTAGGTGAAGATAGCGGAAGATTAGAAGAGAGCTTCAAGATACTAGGTGACTATTACAAAAAACAACAAAAGTTAAAAAGTAAATTAGTAAGTGCACTATCATATCCAATAGTACTTATGATTACTATTATTACAATGTTTTTCTTTATAACAATTAAAGTAATTCCAAACTTTATGAATTTATTAGAAGATACTGTGCAAGAGCTGCCATTGTATACAAAGATAACTTTAAGGATTAGTAGCTTTATTTCAGATAAGTGGTATTTAATAGTGATAGTACTTGTCTTAAATGTACTAATAATATTATTTAATTATAAAAGAAGTTATATAAGTAATTTTTTGATTTCAAGAATTAAAACTATTAAAGAGTTCTATAATATTAAGTTTATCATGAGTTTAAAGATTCTTATAGCATCAGGAAATACAATTATAAACAGTATAGAAAAATGTGCAAATATGTTTGAGGAGAATGACTACAAAAAAGACCTAACTTTAATAGTGGCAGATATAAAAAAAGGAAGAAGTTTATATAAAGCATTTAAAAGATCTGGATTATTTAACAACATTTCTTTAGCTATTTTAAAGGTAGGAGAGGAAAGTGGTAACTTAGAAGAAAGCTTAAATCATATAGAAGAAATAATGTTAGTTAACTACGAAAAGAAAATAGAAAAGAATCTAAATATCATTCAACCAGCCTCCTTGATTATTATAGGGGCTATGATCTTAATCCTTATAATAACCCTAGTATTACCAATGATTAATGGACTAACATCCATATCTTAA
- a CDS encoding Rqc2 family fibronectin-binding protein translates to MALDGIFLHSIVSELKSEILNAKIDKVNQPEKDEIILNVRCSSGNKKLLISSNSNYPRIHFSEELKANPASAPMFCMILRKYIVSGRIKDIVQLNNDRVLIIDIENTDDLGFDSVYSLVIEIMGRHSNITLVRKRDGVVMDSIKHITPDINSYRSIYPGLKFKYPPSFDKLNPLNCSESHILNFIKQKDLDISNKTASLCFNGISKLLSEDIYKRYLYLDAVDQNLNSYANICMDYFSNLRSNNFEFISYSDENTLKDFYCLDLITLESYNKNLYTSPSKLIESFYKEKARSQHVHGRSTELLKLINTNLDRCNKKIDILKSTLKECENKDEYKIKGELLTANIYSITPGKSEVSLQNYYSDEDEYITIKLDENKSVSGNIQSFYKKYNKYKKSEAAAKIQLLIAADEIEYLNSVLNNLVNIEQYEEIEEIRSELVESGYLKRKILKKGKKKISKPMHFISSEGLDIYVGKNNIQNDYLTLKFANKQDTWLHTKDIPGSHVIIKGTNISDVTLLEAATLAAYYSKSKDSSNVPVDYTLVKNVKKPSGAKPGMVIYSTNKTLYINPKDPELKRV, encoded by the coding sequence ATGGCTTTAGATGGAATATTTCTACACAGTATTGTTAGTGAATTAAAAAGCGAAATCTTAAACGCAAAAATAGATAAGGTTAATCAACCTGAAAAGGATGAAATTATATTAAATGTTAGATGTTCTAGTGGTAACAAAAAACTTCTTATAAGTTCTAACTCTAATTACCCAAGGATACATTTTTCAGAAGAATTAAAAGCTAATCCAGCAAGTGCTCCAATGTTTTGTATGATACTTCGTAAATATATAGTTAGTGGTAGAATAAAAGATATTGTGCAATTAAACAATGATAGAGTTCTAATCATAGATATTGAAAATACTGATGATTTAGGTTTTGACAGTGTCTATTCTTTAGTAATTGAAATTATGGGAAGACATAGTAATATTACATTAGTTAGAAAAAGAGATGGGGTAGTTATGGATTCTATAAAACATATAACCCCTGATATTAATAGCTATAGAAGTATTTATCCTGGTTTAAAGTTTAAATACCCACCTAGTTTTGATAAATTAAATCCATTAAATTGTAGTGAGTCTCACATACTAAATTTTATTAAACAAAAAGACTTAGATATTTCTAATAAAACTGCGTCTCTATGTTTTAATGGTATAAGCAAATTATTATCTGAGGATATATATAAAAGGTACCTTTATTTAGACGCTGTAGATCAAAACTTAAATTCATATGCTAATATTTGCATGGATTATTTTAGTAATCTCCGCTCTAATAATTTTGAATTCATAAGTTACTCTGATGAAAATACGTTAAAAGACTTCTACTGCTTGGACTTAATTACTCTAGAAAGCTATAATAAAAACCTTTATACCTCACCTTCAAAGCTTATTGAATCCTTTTATAAAGAAAAGGCTAGAAGTCAGCATGTTCACGGCAGAAGCACAGAGCTATTAAAATTGATTAATACTAATTTAGATAGATGTAATAAAAAGATTGACATTTTGAAATCGACTTTAAAAGAATGTGAAAATAAAGATGAATATAAAATTAAGGGGGAACTTTTAACTGCAAATATATATAGCATTACACCTGGTAAATCTGAAGTGTCTCTTCAAAATTATTATAGTGATGAAGATGAATATATTACTATAAAATTAGATGAGAATAAATCAGTTTCTGGTAATATACAATCCTTTTATAAAAAGTATAATAAATATAAAAAGTCTGAAGCAGCTGCTAAAATACAACTTTTAATAGCTGCGGATGAAATAGAATATTTAAATTCTGTTTTGAATAACTTAGTTAATATAGAACAATATGAAGAAATTGAAGAAATAAGGTCTGAACTTGTTGAATCTGGATATTTAAAACGTAAGATTCTAAAAAAGGGAAAGAAAAAGATTTCAAAGCCAATGCATTTTATTTCTAGTGAAGGCCTAGATATTTATGTTGGAAAAAACAATATTCAAAATGATTATCTAACTCTTAAATTTGCAAATAAACAGGATACTTGGCTTCACACAAAGGATATTCCAGGTTCTCATGTAATAATAAAAGGAACTAATATATCTGATGTGACCTTATTAGAGGCTGCAACTCTTGCTGCTTATTATAGTAAATCTAAAGATTCCTCTAATGTTCCTGTAGATTACACTCTAGTTAAAAATGTAAAAAAGCCTTCTGGTGCTAAGCCAGGAATGGTTATATATTCTACTAATAAAACACTTTATATAAACCCTAAGGACCCAGAACTAAAAAGAGTCTAA
- the pyrR gene encoding bifunctional pyr operon transcriptional regulator/uracil phosphoribosyltransferase PyrR, which yields MKLKTTLLDENAIKRSLIRISHEILEKNKGIEDIVLVGIKRRGYPLAIRIAETIEAIEGMKVSVGSVDITLYRDDLTNLNDAPTINNKNLGVEIKDKKVILIDDVLYTGRTVRAAIDAVMDNGRPMCIQLAVLIDRGHRELPIRADYVGKNIPTSKDEMVSVEIKEMDGEDLVKIYELES from the coding sequence ATGAAACTAAAAACAACTCTATTAGATGAAAATGCAATAAAAAGAAGTCTTATAAGAATATCACATGAGATATTAGAGAAAAATAAGGGAATAGAAGATATTGTTTTAGTAGGAATAAAGAGAAGAGGATATCCACTAGCAATAAGAATAGCAGAAACTATAGAGGCTATAGAAGGAATGAAGGTTTCAGTAGGATCTGTAGATATAACATTATACAGAGATGACCTTACAAATTTAAATGATGCACCAACCATAAATAACAAAAACCTAGGTGTTGAGATTAAAGATAAAAAGGTGATATTAATAGATGATGTACTTTACACAGGAAGGACAGTTAGAGCAGCCATAGATGCAGTTATGGATAATGGTAGACCTATGTGTATTCAATTAGCTGTACTTATAGATAGAGGGCATAGAGAGCTTCCTATAAGAGCTGACTATGTAGGGAAAAATATACCTACATCAAAAGATGAGATGGTATCTGTTGAAATTAAAGAAATGGATGGAGAAGATTTAGTGAAAATTTATGAATTGGAATCATAA
- a CDS encoding GspE/PulE family protein yields MLNPELSSSLVNLIPKNIAYENLMVPLNIDDKIIDLAISDENNIFAINYVKFLYKREVRIHKIKEDIILQKLSLYYGNNVKDNSIEELIKDNTEKGEKIFWEEKSPASRLVQEIINEAINANASDIHIEPKENEVTIRFRKDGILFQYIKLPKAVLSSLVIRIKLLSNMNIAEKRIPQDGKISFTKEDTGYDVRVSSIPTINGEKLVLRILYKESSFKSLDNLGFKKEQLRCIRAMLDSQYGMILVTGPTGSGKSTTLYGMINDFNKENLNITTIEDPVEYSIKGINQINVDIKGGMHFSSGLRSILRQDPDIIMIGEIRDEETAQIASRAAITGHKVLSTLHTNDCIGALYRLSEMGIKRYIMMDAVLGVVSQSLVRTLCCHCKQKAKEKSYKGLNLNIKDDEWFYEAKGCKICMNTGYLGRVLVSEILYLDEDKKISLQNCKDIRDFRKELNIKEEDTLLFQYKQLLLQGVIDYKQVVPIITKQRMMKDG; encoded by the coding sequence ATGTTAAATCCTGAATTAAGCTCTAGTTTAGTAAATCTGATACCTAAGAATATAGCTTATGAGAATCTTATGGTGCCACTTAACATAGATGACAAGATTATTGATTTAGCAATAAGTGATGAAAATAATATATTTGCTATTAATTATGTGAAGTTTTTATATAAAAGGGAAGTTAGGATACATAAAATTAAAGAAGATATAATATTGCAAAAGCTATCTCTTTATTATGGTAATAATGTTAAGGACAATTCTATTGAAGAATTAATAAAAGATAATACGGAAAAAGGAGAGAAGATATTCTGGGAAGAGAAATCTCCTGCATCTAGGTTAGTACAGGAGATAATAAATGAAGCCATAAATGCTAATGCTAGTGATATTCATATTGAACCTAAAGAAAATGAAGTAACTATAAGGTTTAGGAAGGATGGTATTTTGTTTCAATATATAAAACTTCCAAAGGCGGTGTTATCTAGTTTAGTTATAAGGATAAAGCTTTTATCTAATATGAACATTGCTGAAAAGAGGATACCACAAGATGGTAAAATATCCTTTACTAAAGAAGACACGGGATATGATGTAAGGGTTTCTTCTATTCCAACTATAAATGGTGAAAAGTTGGTTCTTAGGATTTTATATAAGGAGTCATCATTTAAATCATTAGATAATCTAGGATTTAAAAAGGAACAGTTAAGATGTATAAGAGCTATGTTAGATTCTCAGTATGGAATGATACTTGTAACAGGACCTACTGGCAGTGGTAAAAGTACTACTTTATATGGAATGATAAATGATTTTAATAAAGAAAATTTAAATATAACTACTATAGAAGACCCCGTAGAATATAGTATAAAAGGTATTAATCAAATAAATGTTGATATTAAAGGAGGAATGCACTTTTCTTCAGGGCTTAGAAGCATTTTACGCCAAGATCCAGATATTATAATGATTGGTGAAATAAGAGATGAAGAGACAGCACAGATAGCATCTAGGGCGGCTATAACAGGACACAAGGTTTTATCTACACTTCACACCAATGATTGCATAGGAGCACTTTACAGGTTGTCTGAAATGGGAATAAAGCGATATATCATGATGGATGCAGTATTGGGTGTAGTATCACAAAGTCTTGTAAGGACGTTATGTTGTCATTGTAAACAAAAAGCTAAAGAAAAAAGTTATAAAGGTCTAAATTTAAATATTAAAGACGACGAATGGTTTTATGAAGCTAAGGGATGTAAAATTTGCATGAATACAGGTTATTTAGGACGTGTTTTAGTTAGTGAAATACTTTATTTAGATGAAGACAAGAAAATAAGTCTACAAAATTGCAAGGATATAAGAGATTTTAGAAAAGAATTAAATATAAAAGAAGAAGATACCCTATTGTTTCAGTATAAACAGTTATTATTGCAAGGTGTAATAGATTATAAGCAGGTTGTACCAATTATAACTAAACAAAGGATGATGAAAGATGGATAG
- the spoIIIAA gene encoding stage III sporulation protein AA: MNTNEIINILPKEIILKLEEIKDFNCIQEIRLRTNRPLIIQINQDEIIKPYLVTKNDIKTILQRISNYSLYAFEEEIRQGYITIKGGHRVGIAGDCVQEKEGIKTIRTISSLNIRICKEVRGCGLNILPYVIERGKILNTIIISPPKCGKTTILRDITRSISDGDINKGLKGKKVVIIDERSEIAACFEGVPQLNVGIRTDVYDNCMKSYGIIMAIRSMGPEVIISDEIGSLKDMESILLAMNSGVNIITTIHGSGIEDMKKRSVFKDILEEEVFRRAVVLSNRNGVGTIDYIYDFKDKKVIYGEKNYG; this comes from the coding sequence ATGAATACAAATGAGATTATAAACATTTTACCTAAAGAGATTATATTAAAACTAGAAGAAATTAAAGATTTTAATTGCATTCAAGAAATTAGATTAAGAACAAACAGACCACTTATAATCCAAATAAATCAAGATGAAATAATAAAACCATACTTAGTTACTAAAAATGATATAAAAACTATACTTCAAAGAATAAGCAATTATTCTTTATACGCTTTTGAAGAAGAGATAAGGCAAGGATATATAACAATAAAGGGTGGTCATAGAGTTGGAATAGCAGGGGACTGTGTTCAAGAAAAAGAAGGAATTAAAACAATAAGAACTATTTCTTCTTTAAATATAAGGATATGTAAAGAAGTGAGGGGATGTGGGTTAAATATACTACCTTATGTAATAGAAAGAGGTAAGATACTTAACACTATAATTATTTCACCACCAAAGTGTGGCAAAACTACTATATTAAGAGATATTACAAGAAGTATATCAGATGGTGATATAAATAAAGGACTAAAAGGTAAAAAGGTAGTTATAATTGATGAGCGAAGTGAAATTGCAGCTTGCTTTGAAGGCGTTCCACAGTTAAATGTGGGCATTAGAACGGATGTTTATGACAATTGCATGAAAAGTTATGGAATAATAATGGCAATTAGATCAATGGGTCCTGAAGTAATAATTTCTGACGAAATTGGATCTTTAAAAGATATGGAAAGTATCCTACTTGCAATGAATTCAGGTGTTAATATTATTACTACTATTCATGGAAGTGGTATTGAAGATATGAAAAAGAGATCAGTATTCAAAGATATATTAGAAGAAGAAGTTTTTAGAAGAGCTGTTGTATTAAGTAATAGAAATGGAGTTGGAACCATAGACTATATATATGACTTTAAAGATAAAAAAGTGATTTATGGAGAAAAAAACTATGGTTAA
- the efp gene encoding elongation factor P: MISAGDLRKGNTFELDGQVFTVIDFLHVKPGKGAAFVRTKLRNVISGGVTDTTFNPTLKLQEAVIERKEMQYLYSDGELYYFMDQETFEQIPLNLEIVETAIKYLKENMFAIIKFYKDEAFSVEAPNFVELAITHTEPSVKGNTATNTLKPATVETGAVINVPLFVNEGDVIRIDTRNGDYMERV, encoded by the coding sequence ATGATATCAGCAGGAGACTTAAGAAAAGGTAATACTTTTGAATTAGATGGACAAGTATTTACAGTAATAGACTTTTTACACGTTAAGCCAGGTAAGGGAGCAGCTTTTGTAAGAACAAAGCTTAGAAATGTAATATCAGGGGGAGTTACTGATACAACTTTTAACCCAACTTTAAAATTACAAGAAGCTGTAATTGAAAGAAAAGAAATGCAATATTTATATTCTGATGGAGAATTATATTATTTCATGGATCAAGAAACTTTTGAGCAAATTCCATTAAACTTAGAAATTGTTGAAACAGCTATAAAATATTTAAAAGAGAATATGTTTGCTATAATAAAGTTTTATAAGGATGAAGCATTCTCTGTTGAGGCTCCTAACTTTGTTGAGCTAGCAATAACTCACACAGAGCCATCAGTAAAAGGAAATACTGCAACTAATACATTAAAGCCAGCTACAGTTGAAACTGGTGCTGTAATTAACGTTCCACTTTTTGTAAATGAGGGAGACGTAATCAGAATAGACACTAGAAATGGTGACTACATGGAAAGAGTTTAA
- the aroQ gene encoding type II 3-dehydroquinate dehydratase, whose protein sequence is MKIFVVNGPNLNRLGKREVNIYGDLSLDEINKKITNYFKNQAEIYFFQSNDEGEIISVIGEADEKYDAIVINPAAYSHYSIAILDALKGISIPSIEVHLSNIYKREDFRKISVTANAAIGVISGLGWKGYILAIEFLLNEYKDIHKNNIFA, encoded by the coding sequence ATGAAGATATTTGTTGTTAATGGACCAAATCTTAATAGGCTAGGTAAGAGAGAAGTGAACATTTATGGTGATTTAAGCTTAGATGAAATAAATAAAAAGATAACTAATTATTTTAAGAATCAAGCTGAAATTTACTTTTTTCAAAGCAATGATGAAGGGGAAATTATAAGTGTCATAGGAGAAGCTGACGAAAAATATGATGCTATAGTAATAAACCCAGCAGCATATTCTCATTACAGCATTGCTATATTAGATGCATTAAAGGGAATAAGCATACCTTCAATAGAAGTCCACCTTAGCAATATTTATAAAAGGGAAGACTTTAGGAAAATAAGTGTTACTGCAAATGCAGCAATAGGTGTAATAAGTGGACTTGGATGGAAGGGTTATATTTTAGCCATAGAATTTTTATTAAACGAGTATAAAGACATACATAAAAACAATATATTTGCCTGA
- a CDS encoding shikimate kinase, whose translation MNKLIFVGMPGAGKTTIGEAISKKKEWQFIDTDKYIESKEKNHITNIFKEKGELYFRDLEKGILKEFEDKSNIIISTGGGLPIYNNNIEKLNSLGLTIFLDTPIDELVERIKKDNKRPLISKDNIKSELQVLCKDRIHIYKKATIIIDCESKNKYDIINEVINKIKLFEMNLS comes from the coding sequence ATGAACAAATTAATATTTGTAGGTATGCCTGGTGCTGGAAAGACTACTATAGGAGAGGCAATTAGTAAGAAAAAAGAATGGCAGTTTATAGATACTGATAAATATATAGAGTCTAAGGAAAAAAATCATATTACTAATATATTTAAAGAAAAAGGAGAATTATATTTTAGAGACCTAGAAAAAGGTATATTAAAAGAGTTTGAAGATAAATCTAATATTATAATATCCACAGGCGGAGGATTACCAATATATAATAATAATATAGAAAAATTAAATTCATTAGGATTAACAATCTTTTTAGATACACCAATTGATGAATTAGTAGAAAGAATTAAAAAGGATAATAAACGACCACTGATTTCTAAAGACAATATAAAATCGGAATTACAGGTCTTATGTAAAGATAGAATTCATATATACAAAAAAGCAACTATAATAATAGATTGTGAAAGTAAAAATAAATATGATATAATAAATGAGGTTATAAATAAAATTAAACTATTTGAGATGAATTTATCATAA